Proteins co-encoded in one Acidovorax sp. 69 genomic window:
- the selD gene encoding selenide, water dikinase SelD has translation MSQATPTTPRIRLTQYSHGAGCGCKISPKVLDVILAGSGAQHLDPRLWVGNTSRDDAAVYALDDGRGVVSTTDFFMPIVDDPYDFGRIAATNAISDIYAMGADPLMAIAILGWPVNVLPPEVAREVVRGGRAVCDAAGIPLAGGHSIDAPEPIFGLAVTGVVEKRHLKRNDTATAGCRLYLTKPLGIGILTTAEKKAKLRPQDVGVARDLMCTLNKPGSRFGKLAGVMAMTDVTGFGLLGHLVEMAEGSGLSAVIDYAAVPRLAGVGYYMDQGCVPGGTLRNFDSYGEKIAPLTDEQKHLLCDPQTSGGLLIAVSPEGESSFLQTATELGLALEPIGQLTPRQTFAVELR, from the coding sequence ATGTCCCAAGCCACCCCCACGACGCCTCGTATCCGCCTCACCCAGTACAGCCACGGCGCCGGCTGCGGCTGCAAGATCAGCCCCAAGGTTCTGGATGTGATCCTGGCGGGCAGTGGAGCGCAGCATCTAGACCCCCGGCTTTGGGTGGGCAACACATCGCGGGATGATGCGGCGGTATATGCCCTGGATGACGGGCGCGGCGTAGTGTCTACCACCGATTTCTTCATGCCGATCGTGGACGACCCCTACGATTTCGGGCGCATTGCCGCCACCAACGCCATCAGTGATATCTACGCAATGGGCGCCGATCCTCTGATGGCGATCGCCATTCTGGGATGGCCTGTGAATGTTCTGCCCCCCGAAGTCGCGCGCGAGGTGGTGCGCGGTGGGCGCGCGGTGTGCGACGCAGCTGGGATTCCTCTGGCCGGTGGGCACTCCATCGATGCGCCGGAACCCATTTTTGGTCTGGCGGTGACCGGTGTCGTGGAAAAACGCCACCTCAAGCGCAACGACACGGCCACAGCCGGATGTCGCCTGTATCTGACCAAGCCGTTGGGGATCGGAATCCTGACCACCGCCGAGAAAAAAGCCAAGTTGCGCCCGCAGGACGTGGGTGTTGCGCGTGACTTGATGTGTACGCTGAATAAGCCGGGCAGTCGGTTTGGCAAGCTGGCAGGCGTGATGGCCATGACAGACGTTACCGGTTTCGGTTTGCTGGGGCATCTGGTCGAAATGGCCGAAGGCAGTGGTTTGAGCGCAGTGATTGACTATGCCGCAGTGCCCCGCCTTGCAGGAGTCGGTTACTACATGGACCAAGGTTGTGTACCGGGTGGCACGCTGCGCAACTTCGACAGTTATGGTGAAAAAATTGCACCGTTGACCGATGAGCAAAAGCACCTGCTGTGCGACCCCCAGACCAGCGGCGGGCTTCTGATTGCGGTGAGTCCTGAAGGGGAGTCATCGTTTCTGCAGACGGCTACCGAGCTGGGGCTTGCGCTGGAGCCGATTGGTCAGCTCACCCCGCGACAGACCTTCGCCGTCGAGTTGCGCTGA
- a CDS encoding TolC family protein, producing MSQGTVVGVQAPQNAAVSPAEPLSLTKAIELALEGNPEVAAATRQLESTQGQILQGRSRPNPELAYSLEDARSKTRTQSWQLNLPVELGGKRAARTKAAEKSREQAQAQLAELKATVRANVAAAYFDVLTAQERLALAKDSVALAKSSTDTVAKRVAAGKVSPVEESKARVAEAGVRVELAQAASEQRNALSRLFALLGRINAPFTVLEGKADNLPAVPPLADLQPLISSSPGVVLARIEVDRRQALTELEQSKRVPDVTVSVGMQRSNETQRNVLLFGVSVPLPVFDSNQGNLLEALKLEDKARDELQGATVRLHSEVAQARERLSTITAEIQSLQQDVLPGAKSAYDAATIGFENGKFNFLEVLDAQRTYFTAKSQYLKALGEAHRAAADVDRLLGASTVSGLIATHN from the coding sequence GTCGCTGACCAAGGCCATCGAGTTGGCCTTGGAAGGGAATCCAGAGGTGGCTGCCGCTACGCGCCAGTTGGAGTCAACACAGGGGCAGATTCTTCAAGGGCGCTCACGCCCCAATCCCGAGCTTGCCTATTCGCTGGAAGACGCACGGTCCAAAACACGCACGCAAAGCTGGCAGCTCAACCTTCCCGTGGAATTGGGTGGAAAGCGTGCAGCGCGCACCAAGGCGGCCGAAAAGTCGCGCGAGCAGGCGCAGGCCCAACTTGCCGAGTTGAAGGCCACCGTGCGGGCCAATGTGGCCGCAGCCTACTTCGATGTCCTGACGGCGCAGGAGCGATTGGCGCTTGCCAAAGACAGCGTGGCATTGGCCAAGTCGTCAACAGATACCGTGGCCAAGCGCGTAGCCGCTGGCAAGGTGTCACCTGTGGAAGAGTCCAAGGCCCGCGTTGCGGAAGCCGGCGTTCGCGTCGAGCTCGCCCAGGCAGCCAGCGAACAACGCAATGCACTGTCTCGCCTGTTTGCGCTGTTGGGACGGATCAACGCGCCGTTCACCGTCCTCGAGGGCAAAGCCGACAACCTTCCCGCGGTACCGCCCCTCGCCGATCTTCAGCCCTTGATTTCTTCTTCGCCAGGCGTTGTCCTCGCCCGGATCGAGGTGGATCGGCGCCAGGCCTTGACCGAGCTGGAACAAAGCAAGCGCGTGCCCGATGTCACCGTCAGCGTCGGCATGCAGCGCAGCAACGAGACCCAACGCAACGTCCTTCTGTTTGGTGTCTCTGTGCCTCTGCCTGTGTTTGACAGCAACCAGGGCAACCTGCTGGAAGCGCTCAAGCTGGAAGACAAGGCCCGTGACGAGTTGCAAGGGGCCACGGTGCGCCTGCACAGCGAAGTGGCGCAGGCGCGCGAGCGCCTTTCCACGATCACTGCGGAAATCCAGTCGCTGCAACAGGACGTCCTGCCCGGCGCGAAGTCGGCCTATGACGCGGCCACCATTGGCTTTGAGAACGGAAAGTTCAACTTTCTGGAGGTGCTCGATGCCCAGCGCACCTACTTCACCGCCAAATCCCAGTACCTCAAAGCCCTGGGCGAGGCACACCGCGCGGCGGCGGATGTCGACCGCCTGCTCGGGGCCAGCACGGTTTCCGGCCTGATCGCAACGCACAACTGA
- a CDS encoding efflux RND transporter periplasmic adaptor subunit, with protein sequence MTMNTSTSTISKKHLIAIAVVLALGVGAGAFILQGGGKPKAVAAEGDGHGHGSHTEAKGHGDGEHHGKGGEKGHDDDKGHADGEHHEKSEAKGPHGGTVFKEGDFSLEALLSEDGGEPRLRIWLSDKDKPLPLTAVTVTATVTRPTDDKQKLTFAAEKDSLVSREIVVEPHAFDIEIIAQTATEPFMFVMSKEEGKIELTDAQIKAASITVDSASAANIKTALLLPGEIRLNEDRTSHVVPRLAGVVESVSASLGQVVKKGQILAAIASPTASEQRSELQTAQKRLALAKTTYEREKKLWEQKVSAEQDYLQARQALSEAEVAVANANQKLSALGLSTSSVSGLNRIELRAPFDGIVIEKHLSLGEAVKEDAAVFTISDLSTVWAEINVPAKDLPSVRVGEKVTIKATAFDASATGTVAFVGALIGEQTRTAKARVVLDNPKGAWRPGLFVNVEVVSEETAAPVTISADAVQNVGEKPVVFLKVNGGFIAQPVKLGRSDGKRIEILSGLKPGMPYASTGSFVVKSELGKGSAEHTH encoded by the coding sequence ATGACCATGAACACCAGCACATCCACCATCAGCAAAAAGCATCTCATCGCTATTGCCGTTGTCCTCGCGCTAGGGGTCGGGGCAGGAGCCTTCATCCTGCAGGGCGGCGGCAAGCCCAAAGCAGTCGCCGCCGAGGGCGATGGCCACGGCCACGGCAGCCATACCGAGGCCAAGGGGCACGGTGATGGAGAACACCACGGCAAGGGCGGTGAAAAAGGCCACGACGACGACAAGGGCCATGCCGATGGCGAGCACCATGAAAAGAGCGAAGCCAAGGGCCCCCACGGCGGCACCGTGTTCAAGGAAGGCGACTTCAGCCTGGAAGCATTGCTGTCCGAAGACGGCGGCGAGCCTCGGCTGCGGATCTGGCTGTCCGACAAGGACAAGCCGCTCCCGCTGACCGCAGTAACGGTCACGGCAACAGTGACGCGCCCGACGGACGATAAGCAGAAGCTGACTTTCGCCGCAGAAAAAGACAGCCTGGTCAGCCGCGAGATCGTTGTCGAACCCCACGCGTTCGACATCGAGATCATCGCGCAGACTGCCACCGAACCTTTCATGTTCGTGATGAGCAAGGAAGAGGGAAAGATCGAACTGACCGATGCCCAGATCAAGGCCGCATCCATCACGGTGGACTCTGCGTCGGCAGCCAACATCAAGACAGCGCTGCTTTTGCCCGGCGAGATCCGGCTGAACGAGGATCGCACCTCGCACGTGGTTCCCCGTCTGGCGGGGGTGGTGGAGAGTGTCAGCGCAAGCCTGGGCCAGGTCGTCAAGAAGGGGCAGATTCTGGCCGCCATCGCGAGCCCGACCGCTTCGGAGCAGCGCAGCGAGCTGCAGACCGCGCAAAAGCGCCTGGCGCTGGCCAAGACCACCTACGAGCGGGAAAAGAAGCTGTGGGAGCAGAAGGTCTCTGCCGAACAGGACTACCTGCAGGCCAGGCAGGCGTTGAGCGAAGCGGAGGTCGCTGTCGCCAACGCCAATCAGAAGCTCAGTGCGCTGGGCCTGTCCACCTCGTCCGTGTCCGGGCTGAACCGTATCGAACTGCGCGCGCCCTTTGACGGCATCGTCATCGAGAAGCACTTGAGTCTCGGAGAAGCCGTCAAGGAAGATGCGGCGGTGTTCACCATCTCGGACCTTTCCACGGTGTGGGCTGAGATCAATGTTCCTGCAAAGGATCTGCCGTCGGTGCGGGTGGGCGAGAAGGTCACCATCAAGGCCACCGCCTTCGATGCCTCCGCCACGGGCACTGTCGCTTTCGTGGGCGCGTTGATCGGCGAGCAGACCCGTACCGCCAAGGCCCGCGTCGTTCTTGATAACCCCAAGGGCGCCTGGCGCCCCGGCCTGTTCGTCAACGTCGAGGTGGTGTCCGAAGAAACGGCAGCGCCTGTGACCATCTCGGCCGACGCCGTCCAGAACGTCGGGGAAAAGCCCGTGGTCTTCCTCAAGGTCAACGGTGGCTTCATCGCCCAACCCGTGAAGCTGGGCCGAAGCGATGGCAAGCGCATCGAAATCCTGTCGGGCCTCAAGCCCGGCATGCCCTACGCCTCGACAGGCAGCTTCGTCGTGAAGTCCGAACTCGGCAAGGGATCTGCCGAACACACGCACTGA
- a CDS encoding DUF4148 domain-containing protein, whose protein sequence is MKLKTTLIILALSAAPAFAFDAGHGTQSKTREEVRAELSQALRSGDIMAGGEIGAKVSELNSGGYQLKTPVLGKTREQVRAELEQAVRSGDMLAAGESGSRLNELQPNLYPSKMAQAGKTREQVKEELAEAIHTGDLMATGEDGRKLNEIFPSQYHQHHAGSTAAHSGHSNGRDL, encoded by the coding sequence ATGAAACTCAAGACCACCCTCATCATCCTCGCGCTGAGCGCAGCCCCTGCATTCGCTTTCGATGCCGGCCATGGCACCCAGTCCAAGACCCGCGAGGAGGTCAGAGCCGAGCTCTCGCAAGCCCTGCGCAGCGGCGACATCATGGCCGGCGGGGAAATCGGCGCCAAAGTCAGTGAGCTCAACTCCGGTGGCTACCAGTTGAAGACCCCTGTGCTGGGCAAGACCCGGGAGCAGGTGCGGGCGGAACTGGAGCAGGCCGTTCGCAGCGGTGACATGCTTGCCGCCGGGGAATCCGGATCGCGGCTCAATGAACTACAGCCCAACCTGTATCCGTCCAAGATGGCGCAAGCCGGCAAGACACGCGAACAGGTTAAGGAGGAACTGGCAGAGGCCATCCACACCGGGGACCTGATGGCCACCGGCGAGGACGGCCGCAAGCTCAATGAAATCTTCCCTAGCCAATACCACCAGCACCACGCGGGCTCGACGGCCGCGCACTCGGGCCACTCCAATGGCCGCGATCTCTGA
- a CDS encoding CusA/CzcA family heavy metal efflux RND transporter, with translation MFEKLIRFSIEQRWLVLLAALGMAALGVFSYQKLPIDAVPDITNVQVQINTQAAGYSPLETEQRVTYPIETVMAGLPNLEQTRSLSRYGLSQVTVIFKDGTDIYFARQLVNERIQEARDRLPAGITPALGPISTGLGEIYLWTVETKDGAKKPDGSPYTPTDLREIQDWIIKPQLRNVPGVTEINSIGGFAKEYQIAPIPERLASLGVTLQDVVTALDRNNGNVGAGYIEKRGEQYLIRAPGQVKSLEDIGNVILSSANGVPLRVRDVAEVGIGRELRTGAATDNGREVVLGTVFMLIGENSRTVSQAVDKKMLEVNKSLPDGVHAVTVYDRTVLVDKAINTVKKNLLEGAVLVIVILFLFLGNIRAAVITAMVIPLSMLFTFTGMVHYKVSANLMSLGALDFGIIIDGAVVIVENCVRRLAHAQAHHGRPLTRAERFHEVFLASQESRRPLLFGQLIIMVVYLPIFALTGVEGKMFHPMAFTVVAALVGAMILSVTFIPAAVALFIGNRVSEKENFLLGHAKRLYGPMLDRVMGAKTLVLTIAAVAVVLCGLIATRMGSEFVPNLNEGDFAIQALRIPGTSLSQSVAMQQQIEKTLKAKFPEIERIFARTGTAEIASDPMPPNISDGYIMLKPMEEWPEPRKTRDELLAAIQEVIGKIPGNNYEFSQPIQLRFNELISGVRSDVAVKIFGDDMDVLNKSAEEVSAMLQKIQGSSEVKVEQTTGLPMLTVNIDRQKAARYGLNVADIQDTVATAIGGREAGTMFEGDRRFDILVRLPEALRNDLEGMKRLPIPLPRSAGGTEAKTNFIPLGEVATFELAPGPNQVSRENGKRRIVVSTNVRGRDVGSFVAEAEQGLAQIKIPTGYWTSWGGTFENLQSATKRLQIVVPVSLLMVFVLLFAMFGNAKDGLLVFTGIPFALTGGILALWLRDIPMSISAAVGFIALSGVAVLNGLVMISYIRSLREGGVGLDEAIRDGALTRLRPVLMTALVASLGFIPMAIATGTGAEVQRPLATVVIGGILSSTLLTLLVLPILYRLAHRPDEEAEDVSAEPSHPDAPKPV, from the coding sequence ATGTTTGAAAAACTCATTCGATTCTCGATCGAGCAGCGATGGCTGGTGCTGCTGGCGGCCCTGGGCATGGCGGCGCTGGGCGTCTTCAGCTACCAGAAGCTGCCGATCGACGCGGTCCCCGACATCACCAACGTCCAGGTTCAGATCAACACCCAGGCCGCCGGCTACTCGCCGCTGGAGACTGAGCAACGGGTCACGTATCCCATCGAGACGGTCATGGCCGGCCTGCCGAACCTGGAGCAGACCAGGTCGCTGTCACGGTACGGACTGTCGCAGGTGACCGTCATCTTCAAGGACGGAACCGACATCTATTTCGCGCGCCAATTGGTCAATGAGCGCATCCAGGAAGCCAGAGACCGGCTGCCCGCCGGCATCACGCCAGCCCTGGGGCCCATCTCGACCGGCTTGGGCGAGATCTATCTCTGGACGGTCGAAACCAAGGATGGGGCCAAGAAGCCCGATGGCAGTCCCTACACCCCGACCGACCTGCGCGAGATCCAGGACTGGATCATCAAGCCGCAGCTGCGAAACGTTCCTGGCGTGACCGAAATCAACTCCATTGGCGGCTTTGCCAAGGAGTACCAGATCGCCCCCATCCCGGAACGACTGGCCTCGCTGGGCGTGACGCTGCAAGACGTCGTCACTGCACTGGACCGCAACAACGGCAATGTGGGCGCGGGCTATATCGAAAAGCGCGGCGAGCAGTACCTGATTCGCGCCCCTGGACAGGTCAAGTCGCTGGAAGACATCGGCAACGTGATCCTGAGCAGTGCCAACGGTGTTCCTTTGCGCGTGCGCGACGTGGCCGAGGTGGGCATTGGCCGGGAGCTGCGAACGGGTGCCGCAACGGACAACGGGCGCGAGGTGGTTCTCGGCACGGTGTTCATGCTGATCGGAGAAAACAGCCGGACCGTCTCGCAGGCAGTGGACAAGAAGATGCTGGAGGTCAACAAGAGCCTCCCAGATGGCGTGCACGCGGTGACGGTCTATGACCGTACCGTGCTTGTCGACAAAGCCATCAATACGGTCAAGAAGAACCTGCTGGAAGGCGCGGTTCTGGTGATCGTGATCCTGTTCCTCTTTCTGGGCAATATCCGGGCCGCAGTCATCACGGCAATGGTCATCCCCTTGTCGATGCTCTTCACGTTCACCGGGATGGTCCACTACAAGGTGAGCGCCAACCTGATGAGCCTGGGGGCCCTGGACTTCGGCATCATCATTGACGGCGCTGTGGTGATCGTGGAGAACTGCGTTCGGCGGCTCGCCCATGCGCAGGCGCACCACGGCCGGCCGCTGACGCGGGCCGAGCGCTTTCATGAAGTGTTCCTGGCATCCCAGGAGTCACGCCGTCCATTGCTGTTCGGACAGCTCATCATCATGGTGGTGTACCTGCCCATCTTCGCGCTGACGGGCGTTGAAGGGAAGATGTTCCACCCCATGGCCTTCACGGTGGTTGCCGCTTTGGTGGGCGCGATGATCCTGTCGGTGACCTTCATCCCGGCAGCGGTGGCCCTTTTCATCGGCAATCGGGTCAGCGAGAAGGAGAACTTTCTGCTGGGCCACGCCAAGCGCCTGTACGGCCCAATGCTTGATCGCGTGATGGGCGCCAAAACGCTGGTTCTCACCATTGCCGCGGTTGCCGTGGTCCTGTGCGGATTGATCGCGACCCGCATGGGCAGCGAGTTTGTACCCAACCTCAATGAAGGCGACTTCGCGATCCAGGCACTGCGCATTCCGGGCACCAGCCTTTCCCAGTCGGTGGCGATGCAGCAGCAGATCGAAAAGACGCTGAAAGCGAAGTTCCCCGAGATCGAGCGCATCTTCGCCAGAACCGGTACTGCGGAGATTGCCTCGGACCCCATGCCGCCGAACATTTCTGACGGGTACATCATGCTCAAGCCGATGGAGGAATGGCCCGAGCCTCGAAAGACCCGTGATGAGCTGCTCGCGGCTATCCAGGAAGTCATTGGCAAGATCCCCGGCAACAACTACGAGTTCTCCCAGCCCATTCAGCTGCGCTTCAACGAGCTGATCTCGGGGGTGCGCAGTGACGTGGCCGTGAAAATCTTCGGTGACGACATGGATGTGTTGAACAAGTCCGCGGAAGAAGTCTCCGCCATGCTGCAAAAGATCCAAGGCTCCTCTGAGGTGAAGGTCGAGCAGACGACGGGCCTTCCGATGCTCACGGTGAACATCGACCGCCAGAAGGCTGCGCGCTACGGCTTGAACGTCGCCGACATCCAGGACACCGTGGCCACGGCCATTGGTGGTCGCGAGGCCGGCACCATGTTCGAGGGAGACCGCCGGTTCGACATCCTGGTTCGCCTCCCAGAGGCCCTTCGTAACGACTTGGAAGGCATGAAGCGGCTGCCGATACCGTTGCCACGCTCTGCCGGTGGCACGGAAGCCAAGACGAATTTCATCCCATTGGGTGAGGTCGCAACATTCGAGCTTGCACCCGGTCCCAACCAGGTGAGCCGAGAAAACGGCAAGCGGCGCATCGTCGTGAGCACGAACGTGCGCGGACGTGATGTGGGCTCCTTCGTTGCAGAGGCGGAGCAAGGCCTGGCGCAGATCAAGATTCCCACCGGCTATTGGACGAGCTGGGGTGGAACCTTCGAGAACCTGCAGTCGGCCACCAAGCGCCTACAGATCGTTGTGCCGGTCTCCCTGCTGATGGTCTTCGTGCTGCTGTTCGCGATGTTCGGCAATGCCAAGGATGGTCTGCTGGTCTTCACCGGCATCCCGTTCGCGTTGACGGGGGGCATTCTGGCGTTGTGGCTTCGGGACATTCCGATGTCCATCTCCGCGGCCGTTGGCTTCATCGCGCTCTCTGGGGTGGCAGTGCTCAACGGCCTGGTGATGATTTCCTACATCCGCAGCCTGAGGGAAGGCGGTGTCGGCCTGGACGAAGCGATCCGGGATGGCGCCCTGACCCGCTTGCGCCCGGTGCTGATGACCGCCCTGGTGGCCTCGCTGGGATTCATTCCCATGGCCATCGCCACAGGCACCGGCGCGGAAGTCCAGCGTCCTCTGGCCACCGTGGTGATCGGTGGAATTCTTTCATCCACGCTGCTCACGCTGCTCGTGCTGCCGATTCTTTACCGGCTGGCCCACAGGCCCGATGAAGAAGCCGAGGACGTGTCTGCCGAGCCCTCCCACCCGGACGCACCGAAGCCTGTGTAG
- a CDS encoding site-specific integrase — protein MARKAKELSALEVGRLTKVGHHAVGGVAGLYLYVVESGARSWVLRTMVGNKRRHMGLGGFPEVPLAKAKEKARAAKEQIDQGIDPIVQRLAIASSLKAQQATQKTFKQAALAYIEAHGEGWKNPKHRAQWGATLETYAYPHLGDLLVQDVGQDHVLKVLEPIWKTKTETATRLRGRIESVLDWATVRKYRTGDNPARWKGHLDKLLPAPGKIQKVEHHRALPVAKMVEFMNALRRREGLAARALEFAILCASRSGEVRGARWDEFDLDASVWTIPAERMKAGKEHRVPLSSFALAILKKLPKKADVDLVFSTESGKALSDMALTSVLRRMEVDAVPHGFRSTFRDWAGELTNHPRDIAEQALAHVLDNRVEAAYRRGDALDKRRKMMQDWAEFCAGDTRRSLAGAFSDTRSTMLNISKS, from the coding sequence ATGGCACGCAAAGCGAAAGAACTGTCGGCCTTGGAGGTTGGGCGCCTGACGAAGGTGGGACACCATGCCGTGGGCGGCGTGGCGGGCCTGTACCTTTATGTAGTGGAGTCGGGCGCAAGGTCCTGGGTCCTACGAACCATGGTGGGAAACAAACGCAGGCACATGGGTCTTGGCGGTTTTCCGGAAGTGCCTTTGGCCAAAGCCAAGGAGAAGGCCCGCGCAGCCAAAGAGCAGATTGACCAAGGTATCGATCCCATCGTGCAGCGTCTGGCAATCGCCAGCAGCCTCAAGGCGCAGCAGGCAACGCAGAAGACATTCAAACAGGCAGCTCTTGCCTATATCGAGGCCCATGGCGAGGGTTGGAAGAACCCCAAGCACCGAGCCCAGTGGGGTGCAACCCTGGAAACCTATGCATACCCACACCTCGGAGATCTTCTGGTCCAGGATGTCGGACAAGACCACGTATTGAAGGTTCTGGAGCCCATCTGGAAAACAAAGACCGAGACCGCCACGCGCCTGCGTGGACGTATCGAGAGCGTGCTCGACTGGGCCACCGTTCGCAAATATCGGACTGGCGACAACCCAGCACGCTGGAAGGGCCATCTCGACAAGTTGCTGCCCGCCCCAGGAAAGATTCAAAAGGTTGAACACCATCGCGCACTTCCCGTCGCCAAGATGGTTGAGTTCATGAATGCGCTTCGTCGCCGAGAAGGTCTCGCTGCGCGTGCGCTGGAGTTTGCGATTCTTTGCGCTTCACGCAGTGGTGAGGTGAGAGGTGCTCGATGGGATGAGTTTGACCTTGACGCTTCCGTCTGGACAATTCCCGCTGAACGCATGAAGGCAGGCAAAGAGCATCGCGTACCCTTGTCCAGCTTCGCACTGGCAATTCTGAAAAAGCTCCCCAAGAAGGCAGATGTTGATCTGGTCTTTTCAACCGAAAGCGGAAAAGCTCTCTCGGATATGGCATTGACTTCTGTGCTGCGTCGCATGGAGGTGGATGCAGTGCCCCACGGATTCCGCTCTACGTTCCGCGATTGGGCAGGTGAACTCACCAATCACCCTCGGGATATCGCTGAGCAAGCATTGGCTCACGTTCTGGACAACAGGGTTGAAGCTGCATACCGCCGCGGCGATGCATTGGACAAACGGCGCAAGATGATGCAAGACTGGGCAGAGTTTTGCGCTGGCGACACAAGGCGTTCGCTCGCAGGCGCTTTCAGCGATACACGATCTACGATGCTGAACATATCCAAGAGCTAG
- a CDS encoding cation diffusion facilitator family transporter — MGKGSDHALPAAGNEKALRYALMLTGGFMLAEVIGGVMLNSLALLSDAAHMFTDVAALAIALAAIRVGRRAVDDRRTFGYHRFEILAAAFNALLLFGVAAYILYEAWQRWSNPPAVQTTGVLVIAVLGTIVNLVSMRLLSSGKDSSLNVKGAYLEVWSDLLGSIGVIVGALVILFTGWNWVDTVIAVAIGLWVLPRTWILLKETLNILLEGVPEGIDLPQLAQALGDVSGVSSVHELHVWAVSSAKVSLSVHVVYDPQAASPGAMLETINQLLTNQFKINHTTIQLETEACCLALSDAPKSSSHWKAKV; from the coding sequence ATGGGAAAAGGTTCCGACCACGCCTTGCCAGCGGCGGGAAACGAAAAGGCATTGCGCTATGCGTTGATGCTCACCGGCGGCTTCATGCTGGCAGAGGTCATTGGCGGCGTCATGCTCAACAGCCTGGCTCTGCTGTCCGATGCCGCACACATGTTCACCGACGTGGCGGCGCTGGCCATTGCGCTGGCGGCCATTCGGGTCGGGCGTCGGGCTGTCGACGACCGGCGCACCTTTGGCTACCACCGATTTGAGATCCTGGCCGCCGCCTTCAATGCCTTGCTCCTGTTTGGCGTTGCGGCGTACATCCTTTATGAGGCGTGGCAACGCTGGAGCAACCCGCCGGCAGTCCAGACCACTGGGGTGCTGGTGATCGCTGTACTGGGCACGATCGTCAACCTCGTGAGCATGCGCCTTCTGTCCTCAGGCAAGGATTCCAGCCTCAACGTCAAAGGAGCCTACCTTGAAGTCTGGAGCGACCTGCTCGGCTCGATTGGGGTCATCGTGGGGGCGCTGGTCATTCTGTTCACAGGGTGGAACTGGGTCGACACCGTCATTGCCGTGGCCATCGGCTTGTGGGTGCTGCCGCGCACCTGGATCCTCCTGAAAGAGACGCTCAACATCCTGCTCGAAGGTGTCCCCGAGGGCATTGATCTGCCTCAGTTGGCGCAGGCACTTGGGGATGTTTCGGGGGTATCTAGCGTGCATGAACTGCATGTCTGGGCTGTGAGCAGCGCCAAAGTAAGCTTGAGCGTGCACGTCGTGTACGACCCTCAAGCGGCCTCCCCAGGAGCAATGTTGGAGACCATCAATCAATTGCTCACGAACCAATTCAAGATCAATCACACCACTATTCAGTTAGAAACAGAAGCTTGCTGTCTGGCACTGAGCGATGCCCCGAAGTCTTCTAGTCATTGGAAGGCTAAAGTATGA
- a CDS encoding heavy-metal-associated domain-containing protein, protein MNQLKEAHMVRFNVPDMTCGGCAQRIRRAIALHRPL, encoded by the coding sequence ATGAATCAACTGAAGGAGGCTCACATGGTCCGTTTCAATGTTCCTGATATGACGTGCGGCGGTTGCGCTCAGCGCATTCGTCGAGCAATAGCTCTGCATAGGCCATTGTGA